Part of the Vigna radiata var. radiata cultivar VC1973A chromosome 11, Vradiata_ver6, whole genome shotgun sequence genome is shown below.
ATTTTAATCAAGGTTATCAAAATTATCTACAACACTAACCTTAGCATGCTGTTTTCTCTGGCTAATTCGTTAAGCTGAGATGAGACAGCATCTTTCCAAGACTCAACCTCAGATATTCCTTTTTCCTGGTTAAAAGAAAGACATGATGAGAAATAGAAAGATGAATGGAACAGGCACTGCGGCATAGGGTTACCCACCAAATTTGTGTTCCAGTCCCAGAGATCTCTAATATCTGACTTGCTTTGTCCAAGACTTTCTGATAGTCTGGACAACTGTTTCTCAAGATCCGGTATTTTAGCTCCTTGTCTTTTGTTTAATTCTTTGAGGTAATCCTCAAGGGCTGATAAGTTAACCTCTACTGATCTCACtttcttcattaaaattttcagaacagTGTCACCAGCCACCCTACCATTCAGCTGTTGTCTAAGTTCTATTACAGGATCTGTATTCAATTTTGCGGTCGTTGTTATTTTTACCACTTCTGCATCATATTCTCCAGTGGTATCATTGCTTGATACCTCAGCAGGCACGGTATCATTCTTGgtatcatttttctttccatttttatcatttagacCATCTTCTGATTTCAGAGAAGGGGTGTCACTGTTATTATCCACAGGTGGCTTATCAGGAATAGATGCCACAGAAGCCACGATTAGATCCTTAAGCATCCGCTCTATTGCATTGATCCCATAAACTTCTACAACACTCAGTGTGCAGTAAAACTCAGATCCATAATGACTAAGCAAGGTCAACTTCAAATACCTCACCCACTTGGGCTCAGACAGTTTAAAGACCTGTGCATGCTTGACATTGGCAGCAACAAATTTTCCCAGCATGCTCCATTCTTCAGTTGGATAGCTCAAACTTCCAGCCAATTCAAACTCCTTGAAGTTGGAAGAATAATGCTCAAAGTTCGCTATCTTCACAGAATCAACCAGGGTCTCTTCTGAGAGCTCAATGACAACAAATTTCCCTTCAACAGAGCAAGGGTTTCTCAGGTACTTGTCATGGTCCTTACCGAGTATATTCGTTGCACCTTTGGCCTCCTTATTATGGGCCACCACCTTTGCACCTTTGGAATCGGAGGCATAGTTGTACACAGAGCCATCAGATTCTAGCCTGTGAGTTATGTTAACAAGCGATGAGTCCATGCCCTTTGTTTTTCCTTGTGCTTCTGTCATGTTTTGTAATTCATCATAATGGGGCTGGAGTTTCCCATCTGATATTTTTTGCAGCTTATTTTCCTCATGCGGATGATGTAATTTGCACACCAAATTACTACCATTTCCTAAAACGTGCAAAAACACTTGTTCTATACTAGTTGTTTCAGGAAGTGAGTACAAGGACTTTGTAAGTTTCTGACTAACGTTGTTGGAGCTACCTGATTCATTGAACTCTAACATAGCTGCAATTATGAAAACACATGCAAGATCAGCGAGCAACATATGAATGTGTATGCATGTATGATCATCATCATTCCAGATATATAATtgcaaaacaacaacaacaaaaaaccaTAAATGAAA
Proteins encoded:
- the LOC106776587 gene encoding SUN domain-containing protein 5 → MRLKHEESSSPIKFHMSRHQCNTSIFGISFSFIFSLWCLLFYIKLRLVHGTGAMLEFNESGSSNNVSQKLTKSLYSLPETTSIEQVFLHVLGNGSNLVCKLHHPHEENKLQKISDGKLQPHYDELQNMTEAQGKTKGMDSSLVNITHRLESDGSVYNYASDSKGAKVVAHNKEAKGATNILGKDHDKYLRNPCSVEGKFVVIELSEETLVDSVKIANFEHYSSNFKEFELAGSLSYPTEEWSMLGKFVAANVKHAQVFKLSEPKWVRYLKLTLLSHYGSEFYCTLSVVEVYGINAIERMLKDLIVASVASIPDKPPVDNNSDTPSLKSEDGLNDKNGKKNDTKNDTVPAEVSSNDTTGEYDAEVVKITTTAKLNTDPVIELRQQLNGRVAGDTVLKILMKKVRSVEVNLSALEDYLKELNKRQGAKIPDLEKQLSRLSESLGQSKSDIRDLWDWNTNLEKGISEVESWKDAVSSQLNELARENSMLRLDVRKIARNQANMETKELAVFTTSLVFVCLAVLKIVSIHMLTFSASHNANKVRQTIRGWVTLFVCCSVTIFIILFNS